One genomic window of Candidatus Limnocylindria bacterium includes the following:
- a CDS encoding beta-ketoacyl-ACP synthase III: MAKNAVITGWGFYVPSRIMTNAELERIVDTSDEWIASRTGIRERRIASDGENTSSMSTRAARVALDRARLRPQDLQMIIVGTCSPDYVFPATACFVQNDLGATKAGAFDIEAACTSFVSALAVARGMIVSGAIQNALVIGAETLSRFLNWKDRTTCVLFGDGAGAVVLEATNASVGIESVILHSDGSQGDKLMIPAGGARIPATQDTLDRGQHLITMQGGDVFKLAVKSMADAAEEALAEAGLGLDDIALMIPHQANIRIIEQVAKRLHFPMERVFVNIQRYGNTSAASIPIAICEAEATGRLRRGDKVLLVAFGGGFTWGASVLEWFGTLDGARPPGALERAREAIEDVVERVRPV, from the coding sequence GTGGCGAAGAACGCGGTCATCACCGGTTGGGGGTTCTACGTACCGTCGCGCATCATGACCAACGCGGAGCTCGAGCGCATCGTCGATACCTCGGACGAGTGGATCGCGAGCCGCACCGGCATCCGCGAGCGCCGCATCGCCTCTGACGGTGAGAACACCTCGTCGATGTCGACGCGCGCGGCGCGCGTGGCCCTCGACCGTGCGCGCCTCCGACCGCAGGACCTGCAGATGATCATCGTCGGCACCTGCTCCCCTGATTACGTGTTCCCGGCCACCGCCTGCTTCGTGCAGAACGACCTCGGCGCGACCAAGGCCGGCGCGTTCGATATCGAAGCGGCGTGCACGAGCTTCGTTTCGGCACTCGCGGTGGCGCGCGGCATGATCGTCTCGGGGGCGATACAGAACGCGCTGGTCATCGGTGCCGAGACCCTGTCGCGATTCCTGAACTGGAAGGACCGCACCACGTGCGTGCTGTTCGGTGACGGTGCCGGCGCCGTGGTGCTCGAGGCGACGAACGCCTCGGTCGGGATCGAGTCGGTGATCCTGCACAGTGACGGCTCGCAGGGCGACAAGCTCATGATCCCCGCGGGCGGCGCTCGTATCCCTGCGACGCAGGACACGCTCGATCGTGGCCAGCACCTCATCACGATGCAGGGCGGAGACGTCTTCAAGCTCGCTGTGAAGTCGATGGCGGACGCCGCGGAAGAAGCGCTGGCCGAGGCCGGACTGGGCCTCGATGACATCGCGCTGATGATCCCGCATCAGGCGAACATCCGGATCATCGAGCAGGTCGCGAAGCGCCTCCACTTCCCGATGGAGCGCGTGTTCGTGAACATCCAGCGCTACGGCAATACCTCGGCGGCTTCGATACCGATCGCGATCTGCGAGGCCGAGGCGACCGGCCGGCTGCGCCGCGGGGACAAGGTGCTTCTGGTCGCCTTCGGTGGAGGCTTCACATGGGGCGCATCCGTCCTCGAGTGGTTCGGGACGCTCGACGGAGCGCGACCACCGGGGGCACTTGAGCGCGCGCGCGAAGCGATCGAAGACGTCGTCGAGCGGGTGCGTCCGGTCTAG